The genomic stretch TCCCGCCTCCCGGGCCATCGAGTCCGGCTGAAAACCCCGGGAATTGATTTCAACACGGGTGCCCTAGGTCTCGGATTTCCAGTCTCTGTGGGTCTGGCACTGGCGGCTAAGAAGCAGAAAAAAGACTATAAAACCATCCTACTCCTGGGAGATGGAGAACTGGAAGAGGGTTCAAACTGGGAAGCTGCCATGAGTGCGTCACACTTCAAACTGGATAATCTTATTGCCATTGTTGACAGAAACACCTTACAGCTGGCTGACAGAACTGAAACGATCATGGCTCTGGAACCTCTGGCAGACAAGTTCAGGGCTTTCGGATTTTCTGTCTGTGAAATTAATGGGAATGCTCCGGATGAGA from Oceanispirochaeta sp. encodes the following:
- a CDS encoding thiamine pyrophosphate-dependent enzyme, with the translated sequence SRLPGHRVRLKTPGIDFNTGALGLGFPVSVGLALAAKKQKKDYKTILLLGDGELEEGSNWEAAMSASHFKLDNLIAIVDRNTLQLADRTETIMALEPLADKFRAFGFSVCEINGNAPDEIITTLMSCKTGGGKPHMIIAHTKKGKGVSFIEDKPAWHHKIPVGDEIKKAIEELE